agcctggcattagatggttcagcccagtattcccccagcctggcattagatggttcagcccagtattgccccctcagcctggcattacatggttcagcccagtattcccccctcagcctggcattacatggttcagcccagtattcccccagcctggcattacatggttcagcccagtattgccccctcagcctggcattacatggttcagcccagtattcccccagcctggcattagatggttcagcccagtattgccccctcagcctggcattacatggttcagcccagtattcccccctcagcctggcattacatggttcagcccagtattgccccctcagcctggcattacatggttcagcccagtattgccccctcagcctggcattacatggttcagcccagtattaccccctcagcctggcattagatggttcagcccagtattcccccagcctggcattagatgattcagcccagtattaccccctcagcctggcattagatggttcagcccagtattaacccctcagcctggcattagatggttcagcccagtattcccccagcctggcattagatgattcagcccagtattaccccctcagcctggcattagatggttcagcccagtattcccccctcagcctggcattagatggttcagcccagtattaccccagcctggcattagatggttcagcccagtattaccccctcagcctggcattagatggttcagcccagtattccccccctcagcctggcattacatggttcagcccagtattcccccctcagcctggcattagatggttcagcccagtattcccccctcagcctggcattagatggttcagcccagtattgccccctcagcctggcattacatggttcagcccagtattcccccctcagcctggcattacatggttcagcccagtattcccccctcagcctggcattacatggttcagcccagtattgcccCAGCCCCAGtctggcattagatggttcagcccagtattacccccccagcctggcattagatggttcagcccagtattcccccagcctggcattagatggttcagcccagtattacccccccagcctggcattagatggttcagcccagtattcccccagcctggcattagatggttcagcccagtattaccccctcagcctggcattagatggttcagcccagtattcccCCAGCCCCAGGTTATGATGGGACCCGCCCAGCCCACAGACAGGCCAGACAGCTCCAGTGTTCAGCCCGCAGCCCTGCCAGGCACAGTGCCCCCGGATAATCGCCCAACCCGGAAGTAGGTGACACACCGGCCCCTTTAAGGCTGGTTACCTGGTTCCTGTCCCGCTGCGGGGTCCCCGGATGTAATACGGGTCTCAGGAGTAGGGAAGGTGCAGCCCAATCCTGCGCTGCCTGGGAGCGGAGCGGCCAGCCAATAGGAACGGGGCGGGATAACTGCTGCGAACTGAGGCGGGCCGACGCCAGTGTCCtctgttgcctagcaacaggAGATTACGTTCAGTAACCCATAGAGGAAGTACAGAGAGGGCTAGTGATTTAACCCCGCCCCTGTGTAATTCCCCTCACTGCTTACTCTCACAAGAGAGATGGGCGCTGTTGGCCCGGGGCGATGAAATACTGATCAGAAGCGGGACCGGACGCCTAGCGcaaagttacgtaaattgcgtgAAGACGCATTAAACAGCAACGGTGAAATATACGCCAATTGCCTGGAAGCTTGCGTAACTTGCGTTGGAAGCGGTGACGGCGGAGCGTAAggcacaaagtgggaggggcaaaGCCCGCTGTTCCTCAGTGACTAATTAGcgcattcattaaagtacaagttTCTCATGGAATCACCTCATCCCCATTCCCTCGGCGCTCCGGGGAAGCCCTCACATCACTATGGGGCCCTCACATACCCAGTGTGACAGGAATGCCCGGCACTAGCCTTCCCAGCAGGTCACATGATAGCCATCTGGCCAATGGGTGAGTGAGGTCCCTGTGCCCTTACTCTGCCCATTTGTTACACTGGCTGTGGGTAAATATGGATAAATCACGTACAGCTGCAGCCCCGCCCTCACTCCGCTTTAACCAAATCACTTAAGGCTTTACGTACTATCCGGGGGCCTCACGTACTATCCGGGGGCCCCGCACCAATCACATTGAGGCTATTAGGAAGGCTACAATAATGATGCCACAGTATTATATCACCCTGACTCCTTCCCTGGGTGCCACTCCCCGGGGGGCTCCCTCCTCCCCTACCCATTCCTCCCCCTTttcccatttcccagcagcccagcgcccccttccctgcccctcccactgcagctCCTCCCTTCCCCGCCCCTCCCACTGCAGCTCCTCCCTTCCCCGCCCCTCCCACTGCAGCTCCTCCCATCCCCGGACAGGTAACCCTCTCACTGCCGGACGCACCGCCGAAGCCAATGCAGTTTCCCGCCCTTTGTCAGCCTCGTCCCCTTTAAATCCGAGCTGAATGCCTCAGTGCGGCTCGCTGATTGGCTGTCACCTCAGAGGCCCAGAGCAATGCTGTATCCTGTGCTGGGAGTATCAGTAGATAAAGGGCCTGAGTGCTGCAGTTCAGCAGCAGAGATTTCCCAGCCCCCTCCCGTCTAACTGCTGCCCCCTCCTCTCCCTTCCCTGCTCCCTCCCCCTCgccattcccctccctcctatCCCCCCCCCTGGCCATTCTTTCTCTCCCTTCCGCCCCTTTTCTTTCTGTCATCCCCCCTTCCTCCCCCCTCTCATTCACATCgttccccctgcccccccctcctcctcttcctcggCTCCCTCCCCCATTCTCCTGTGTTCTCCCTCCCCCACTCCTCATGCAGCTTGGAGAGACAGACGCAtgagagagacaggcagggagGAGAGAGGGAAATAGAGACAGCCAGGAAGTGGCAGAAGGGGCAAGAGACAGCCAGGGGAACAATAGAGAGACTGCACAGCTCCAAGGCCTGGCCTGGATGCCTGGGGTGTAAGAGACATTCAGGGAGTGGAGAGGAAAAAGGGTGTGGGCAGGGGAAGCCATTCACTGAGGTCAAAGAGACAGTAAGAGACAGCCTGAGGTCACATACATTACCCATAGGCAGGAAGAGACAGCTTGGGGTTGGTGAGAAGGATCAGTGACCAATCAGATTTAAAGAGACAGCCTAGGGTTAGACTGAGCTAAACAGGCAAAAAAAGAGACTGCTCTGGAGTAGAAATATTGGTCAGGAAGAGACAGTTGGCACATTTGGGGTAAATAGGAAAGAAAGATCAGGTGAAAAAGTGACCGCCTTGTAGCGGGAATGAACAATAGGAACTAGGAGACAGTTTGGGGGTCAGAGAGAGGTTTGGGCGTCGGGCGAGGCGGGCACAGAAGTGGCACAAACAGGTGAGGTTAGTGAGAGGTTCCACACACAGGCACAGCGCCACAGGCGTGGTTTATGGGTAAGGGCCCAGGGCTGTGACTGAGGCAAGCGAGACAGCAGTTGGCATCTGATTGGCACTAACAGGCGAGACAGACAGGTGCCCGCCATGGCCTCTAGCCCAGTCCCACTGCCCCTGCTGCCCTCTCTCAGCTGCATTCTGTGCCACGATGTGCCCCGGGAGCCGGTCACCCTAAGCTGCGGCCACTGCCTGTGCCGGGGATGCTTGGAGCGGGCATGGAGGGGGCAAGAGGCCTACCCTACCTGCCCCAAGTGCCGGCCCCCTTCTGTGCCCACCCCCGACGGAGTGCAGCGGGGCGCCTGTGCGGAACACGGGGAGAAGCTGCATTTATTCTCCACCCAGGATGGGAGGCTGATGTGCCCCTCCTGCAGGGATGGCACCGAACAGCACCCCCCTCATACGCTCGTGCCCCTACAGGAGGCAGTGGGGGGCTACAAGGTATGTAACTAAACATAGAGCTATGGGGTCATATACTGCCCTCAGTTACCCTACTCACACTCCACTAACCTCCTTTATTTGCCCCCCAGGATGAACTCATCTCAGCACTCGCCCCGCTGGAGGCCCGGCTCAAGGAACTGCAGCAAATGCAATGTGCCCAGGAGCAGATGATTGCCCAGCACCGGGTAAGTCCCACAGTGCCCCCAAGATACCCCCCTATGGGGCACCTCAGGGCAGTAGCCCAGGGGCAAATTCGCCATTTCCGCTGCTGATCTGTACGCCCCCCCTCCGCTTTCTCTTCTCTACAGGGGAACCTGCTCAGCACCAAGCACCATGTCAATATGGAGTTTGAGAAGCTGCACCAGTACCTGCGGGAGAGGGAGGAGAGGCTCCTGCGGGAGCTGCAACAGGAGGGAGATGTCATCCTGGCCGAGATGGAGGAGAGTCTCAACAAGATCAAGCAGAACTGTCAGGGGATCCTACAGACCATCAGCACCACCCAACCCAGACTGTACGAGCAGGACTCCATCTCCTtccttactgtaagtgcccctctgtattacacccagcccaggctgtaccagcaggatcccccccccttactgtaagtgcccctctgtattacacccagcccaggctgtaccagcaggatcccccccccttactgtaagtgccctctgtattacacccagcccaggctgtaccagcaggatcccccccccttactgtaagtgtccctctgtattacacccagcccaggctgtaccagcaagatcccccccccttactgtaagtgtccctctgtattacacccagcccaggctgtaccagcaggatccccccccccttactgtaagtgtccctctgtattacacccagcccaggctgtaccagcaagatccccccccccttactgtaagtgtccctctgtattacacccagcccaggctgtaccagcaggatcccccccccttactgtaagtgtccctctgtattacacccagccaggctgtaccagcaagatccccccccttactgtaagtgtccctctgtattacaccaGCCCAGGCTGTACAACAGGatccccccccttactgtaaggcccctctgtattacacccagcccaagGCTGGTACCAGCAGGATCCCCCCcgcccccttactgtaagtgtccctctgtattacacccagcccaggctgtaccagcaggatcccccccccctttactgtaagtgtccctctgtattacacccagcccaggctgtaccagcaggatccccccccttactgtaagtgtccctctgtattacacccagcccaggctgtaccagcaggatccccccccttactgtaagtgcccctctgtattacacccagcccaggctgtaccagcaggatccccccccttcttactgtaagtgcccctctgtattacacccagcccaggctgtaccagcaggatcccccccccttactgtaagtgtccctctgtattacacccagcccaggctgtaccagcaggatcccccccccttactgtaagtgcccctctgtattacacccagcccaggctgtaccagcaagatcccccccccccttactgtaagtgtccctctgtattacacccagcccaggctgtaccagcaagatccccccccccttactgtaagtgtccctctgtattacacccagcccaggctgtaccagcaagatcccccccccttactgtaagtgtccctctgtattacacccagcccaggctgtaccagcaggacccccccccttactgtaagtgtccctctgtattacacccagcccaggctgtaccagcaggatccccccccccttactgtaagtgcccctctgtattacacccagcccaggctgtaccagcaggatccccccccccttactgtaagtgcccctctgtattacacccagcccaggctgtaccagcaagatccccccctcttactgtaagtgcccctctgtattacacccagcccaggctgtaccagcaggatccccccccttactgtaagtgcccctctgtattacacccagcccaggctgtaccagcaagatcccccccccctcttactgtaagtgcccccctgtattacacccagcccaggctgtaccagcaagatccccccccctcttactgtaagtgcccccctgtattacacccagcccaggctgtaccagcaagatccccccccttactgtaagtgcccctctgtattacacccagcccaggctgtaccagcaagattccatccccccccttactgtaagtgcccctctgtattacacccagcccaggctgtaccagcaggatcccccccccttactgtaagtgcccctctgtattacacccagcccaggctgtaccagcaagatccccccccccttactgtaagtgtccctctgtattacacccagcccaggctgtaccagcaggaccccccccccttactgtaagtgtccctctgtattacacccagcccaggctgtaccagcaggatccccccccttactgtaagtgcccctctgtattacacccagcccaggctgtaccagcaggatccccccccccttactgtaagtgcccctctgtattacacccagcccaggctgtaccagcaagatccccccctcttactgtaagtgcccctctgtattacacccagcccaggctgtaccagcaagatccccccccccctcttactgtaagtgcccccctgtattacacccagcccaggctgtaccagcaagatccccccccccttactgtaagtgcccctctgtattacacccagcccaggctgtaccagcaagatccccccccccccttactgtaagtgcccctctgtattacacccagcccaggctgtaccagcaagattccatccccccccttactgtaagtgcccctctgtattacacccagcccaggctgtaccagcaagatcccaacccccccccccccttactgtaagtgcccctctgtattacacccagcccaggctgtaccagcaggatcccccccccttactgtaagtgcccctctgtattacacccagcccaggctgtaccagcaggatcccccccccttactgtaagtgcccctctgtattacacccagcccaggctgtaccagcaggatcccccccccttactgtaagtgtccctctgtattacacccagcccaggctgtaccagcaagattccatccccccccttactgtaagtgcccctctgtattacacccagcccaggctgtaccagcaggatccccccccccttactgtaagtgcccctctgtattacacccagcccaggctgtaccagcaggatccccccccccttactgtaagtgcccctctgtattacacccagcccaggctgtaccagcaggatcccccccccccttactgtaagtgcccctctgtattacacccagcccaggctgtaccagcaggatcccccccccttactgtaagtgcccctctgtattacacccagcccaggctgtaccagcaggatcccccccccttactgtaagtgcccctctgtattacacccagcccaggctgtaccagcaagatccccccccccccttactgtaagtgtccctctgtattacacccagcccaggctgtaccagcaagatccccccccctcttactgtaagtgcccctctgtattacacccagcccaggctgtaccagcaagatcccccccccttactgtaagtgcccctctgtattactcccagcccaggctgtaccagcaagatcccccccccccttactgtaagtgcccctctgtattacacccagcccaggctgtaccagcaagatcccccccccttactgtaagtgcccctctgtattacacccagcccaggctgtaccagcaagatcctcccccccttactgtaagtgtccctctgtattacacccagcccaggctgtaccagcaggatcccccccccttactgtaagtgcccctctgtattacacccagcccaggctgtaccagcaagatcctcccccccttactgtaagtgtccctctgtattacacccagcccaggctgtaccagcaggatccccccccttactgtaagtgtccctctgtattacacccagcccaggctgtaccagcaagatccccccccccttactgtaagtgcccctctgtattacacccagcccaggctgtaccagcaggatcccccccccttactgtaagtgtccctctgtattacacccagcccaggctgtaccagcaagatccccccccccccttactgtaagtgcccctctgtattacacccagcccaggctgtaccagcaagatccccccccccttactgtaagtgcccctctgtattacacccagcccaggctgtaccagcaagatcccccccccctcttactgtaagtgcccccctgtattacacccagcccaggctgtaccagcaagatcccccccccctcttactgtaagtgcccccctgtattacacccagcccaggctgtaccagcaagatccccccccccttactgtaagtgcccctctgtattacacccagcccaggctgtaccagcaagattccatccccccccttactgtaagtgcccctctgtattacacccagcccaggctgtaccagcaggatcccccccccttactgtaagtgcccctctgtattacacccagcccaggctgtaccagcaagatccccccccccttactgtaagtgtccctctgtattacacccagcccaggctgtaccagcaggaccccccccccttactgtaagtgtccctctgtattacacccagcccaggctgtaccagcaggatcccccccccttactgtaagtgcccctctgtattacacccagcccaggctgtaccagcaggatccccccccccttactgtaagtgcccctctgtattacacccagcccaggctgtaccagcaagatcccccccctcttactgtaagtgcccctctgtattacacccagcccaggctgtaccagcaagatccccccccccctcttactgtaagtgcccccctgtattacacccagcccaggctgtaccagcaagatccccccccccttactgtaagtgcccctctgtattacacccagcccaggctgtaccagcaagatcccccccccccttactgtaagtgcccctctgtattacacccagcccaggctgtaccagcaagattccatccccccccttactgtaagtgcccctctgtattacacccagcccaggctgtaccagcaagatcccaaccccccccccccccttactgtaagtgcccctctgtattacacccagcccaggctgtaccagcaggatcccccccccttactgtaagtgcccctctgtattacacccagcccaggctgtaccagcaggatcccccccccttactgtaagtgcccctctgtattacacccagcccaggctgtaccagcaggatcccccccccttactgtaagtgtccctctgtattacacccagcccaggctgtaccagcaagattccatccccccccttactgtaagtgcccctctgtattacacccagcccaggctgtaccagcaggatccccccccccttactgtaagtgcccctctgtattacacccagcccaggctgtaccagcaggatccccccccccttactgtaagtgcccctctgtattacacccagcccaggctgtaccagcaggatccccccccccttactgtaagtgcccctctgtattacacccagcccaggctgtaccagcaggatcccccccccttactgtaagtgcccctctgtattacacccagcccaggctgtaccagcaggatcccccccccttactgtaagtgcccctctgtattacacccagcccaggctgtaccagcaagatccccccccccccttactgtaagtgtccctctgtattacacccagcccaggctgtaccagcaagatccccccccctcttactgtaagtgcccctctgtattacacccagcccaggctgtaccagcaagatccccccccttactgtaagtgcccctctgtattactcccagcccaggctgtaccagcaagatccccccccccttactgtaagtgcccctctgtattacacccagcccaggctgtaccagcaagatcccccccccttactgtaagtgcccctctgtattacacccagcccaggctgtaccagcaagatcctcccccccttactgtaagtgtccctctgtattacacccagcccaggctgtaccagcaggatccccccccttactgtaagtgcccctctgtattacacccagcccaggctgtaccagcaagatcctcccccccttactgtaagtgtccctctgtattacacccagcccaggctgtaccagcaggatccccccccttactgtaagtgtccctctgtattacacccagcccaggctgtaccagcaagatccccccccccttactgtaagtgcccctctgtattacacccagcccaggctgtaccagcaggatcccccccccttactgtaagtgcccctctgtattacacccagcccaggctgtaccagcaagatcccccccccccttactgtaagtgcccctctgtattacacccagcccaggctgtaccagcaagatcccatcccctccctcccccagtacaaataacatattttatattaacTGCCAATTTTTATTCCTTTCTTCCAGGACATAAAGTCGTGCATGGAGATGTGAGTATCTTCCTCTgaatttgtatttattgatagatcggagctgccatactgtaaCTTACACAGTTAAAATGATCAGAATGCTCCATACAGTCCAGTGAACAGCGCCCACTAGTGGCCAAACAGGAGAATAATATTTGCACAGCAGGAATGTATTACGGACATTAATTCATGCCCCGCCTCCCCCATCCCAAGGGCCTAGCTTTGCATTATGGGAGTGGTAGTTTAAAACTCTTATAACAGGGGGGTCTGTACCAACTACCAGAGTATGAACTTTTGCTTTCTGCCCCCAGATGCTACGCGGGTTACAGAGACGGCTTCCCGACCCAGAATGTGGTGGCCCCAAGGGACTTTGGCTTTGGAGCAGTGAAGGATCTGATTCAGTACACAGCCTGGAAAGATATGAAATCCTACATCAGCCCAGGTAAGTGACCCTGCCGGATTGCTCCTGTGTGGCCCACTAGGGGCATGCTTTCATTGCGCTTTAACCATTTAAAGGCTGCAAAAGTCTCCTTTATtgatagttttatggcatctttcggctgttcctgctgaattgtgcttactacagggaaatccctatttgccatagttttatggtatctctctgtacaggctatgggcaaacttagggggctgttcctgctgaattgtgcttagtacaggggaatccctatgtgtcatagttttatggtatctctctgtacaggctatgagcaaacttagggggctgttcctgctgaattgtgcttagtacaggggaatccctatgctgccatagttttatggtatctctctgtacaggctatgagcaaacttagggggctgttcctgctgaattgtgcttagtacaggggaatccctatgtgccatagttttaattAGTAAAGAAGTCTTTGAATCCAGAAACTGCCATTTCTGGTCtttttaccattaaaaaaaactccaCAAACCCCTACTTGGAAGTTCAGTCCATCTTCAGGCAGGCCGGGGTCCCAAACACAAGGTCACAAGGTAAAGTAACACAACAGGGCAATAGGGTGAATGGCCGGCAATGGCCCCGTCACAACCAACAATCCAACTGATATTCTCTGTGCACGCTAAGGTCCTCCCCATTGCGGGCTAAGGTCCTCCCCATTGCGGGCTAAGGTCCTCCCCATTGCGGGCTAAGGTCCTCCCCATTGCACGCTAAGGTCCTCCCCATTGCGCACCAAGGATAGCTATGAGATATTTTGAGATAAAGTGGTCCATTTGCATTTGAAAATGTTGAGTTTAATCTGTTGGTAGGGTgtctgaccctagcaacctggctgtggttaaaggacatgcaaaccttacattttccacCCACACCGCATCATTTGccctgcatatatcccctccgtttgctagcaccatcacattttcctaaagcaaatagcaactttcacccggcagccattttccctcacATTTCCCTGACATCTCCCTGACATCATCAGTAAAGGTGatgcaataaagaatgcaggcttacacaggcagaacttacttttgATAAAATCCTGCTtcgattgagcactgtaatggttaagctgtgccctggagaggaggttaggagacagagtgcacagctagagtagagtttctatggaaaccagcaatgccatctcttcattggctgctagactggagggtatgtttagtaacctgagttcaGACAAACTGAGCacgctcagtagccaagagccaaagatAATACCTaaggagggggccaagtgggtttgaggaggagaaggaatctaAAGTGGTTAAGGGGACGTTGCAGCCTCACTATAAACCTTTGAACAACCACAGTTCACCGATTAAATTTTTTGTGGTggttttacttgtcctttaaacaacagCCTGGACGAAGGTGAGAAAGTTTGACAAAATCTAATCTGCTTTCTGACCATTTCCGCAGCCCTGCCCGATATAATCATGGACCCCAGCACGGCGCATCTCAACCTGATCCTCTCCGAAGACCTGACCAGTGTCCGATACAGCGACACCAAGCAGAATCTGCCCGAGAACCCCCGGCGTTTCGATTACTGTTGCTGCGTGCTGGGTACGGAGGGCTTCACGTCCGGAAGACACTACTGGGCCGTGGACATCTGCAACAAAACAAAGTGGAACCTGGGGGTGGCTAAGGAATCGGTGAACAGGCGCGGTGGGATCACCCTATCCCCCGAGAATGGGTTTTGGATACTCTGGCTTCGAAATGGCCACGAGTTCAAGGCATTGGATGTCCCGTACCGGACTCTCACCTTGCGAAGCAAACCGCAACGGTTGGGCATCTTCCTAGACTACGAAGGGGGCGTCCTGTCCTTCTACAACGCCGACGACATGACCCACATCTACACCTTCGTCACTTCCTTCTCCGAGACCATCTACCCTTATTTCTGTCCCTGCCTCAACGACTCGGGGAAGAACGGCGGCCCCCTGAAAGTCCTCCACCATATACCGTGAGAAGCGGTTGGCGTTGCGCGAATGTCGAAGAAGGAATCATTCCAGCCAAAATACCTTTTACCACTATTGTGTGTCCTATTTCTGTAATCTAGATGATGATCCCTAGCGAGCCAAGGGGCGGGACTGGGACTTAATGCTTTAGTCGTACTCCTTTTACTAAAAGTATTCATTGTGATGAAGGAAACCGGTCCAAGTGTGggtttcattactgcccccccccccatctacgTCATTCATAGGGTCTGTTCCGCTTTAGTAACTTCAGCTCTTATCACTTTGCATCTTCCCCCGATACTAAGCTGCAAAACGGAAATTTAATGTATTTCATGTTATCATCCAAGTACGACCTTCAATAAACTCGCAACTGGAACCAAATGGCGGTGTCTTGGTACAAAGTGACTTCATTGAAGGcaaacagggggcagggctttgGGTATGGGGTTACCCATGATGGTAGCCACTAAGAAA
The genomic region above belongs to Xenopus tropicalis strain Nigerian chromosome 9, UCB_Xtro_10.0, whole genome shotgun sequence and contains:
- the MGC147490 gene encoding uncharacterized protein LOC780335 (The RefSeq protein has 1 substitution compared to this genomic sequence), whose amino-acid sequence is MASSPVPLPLLPSLSCILCHDVPREPVTLSCGHCLCRGCLERAWRGQEAYPTCPKCRPPSVPTPDGVQRGACAEHGEKLHLFSTQDGRLMCPSCRDGTEQHPPHTLVPLQEAVGGYKDELISALAPLEARLKELQQMQCAQEQMIAQHRGNLLSTKHHVNMEFEKLHQYLREREERLLRELQQEGDVILAEMEESLNKIKQNCQGILQTISTTQPRLYEQDSISFLTDIKSCMEICYAGYRDGFPTQNVVAPRDFGFGAVKDLIQYTAWKDMKSYISPALPDIIMDPSTAHLNLILSEDLTSVRYSDTKQNLPENPRRFDYCCCVLGTEGFTSGRHYWAVDVCNKTKWNLGVAKESVNRRGGITLSPENGFWILWLRNGHEFKALDVPYRTLTLRSKPQRLGIFLDYEGGVLSFYNADDMTHIYTFVTSFSETIYPYFCPCLNDSGKNGGPLKVLHHIP